In a single window of the bacterium genome:
- the carB gene encoding carbamoyl-phosphate synthase large subunit, which yields MPKRTDIQSILIIGSGPIVIGQSCEFDYSGTQACRALKEEGYRVILINSNPATIMTDPETADRVYIEPITPAMVEKIIERERPDVLLPTMGGQTALNTAVELVKQGILDKYGVEMIGAKFESIQTAEDRELFKAAMENIGLNVPRGMFVKDMKEAMEAEEMLDYPIILRPSFTLGGTGGAIAYNVDEYNDLILKALVASPISEVLVEESVIGWKEYELEVMRDTKDNVVIICSIENFDPMGVHTGDSITVAPAQTLTDKEYQKMRDAAIKIIRTIGVETGGSNIQFAIDPNTGKMIVIEMNPRVSRSSALASKATGFPIAKIAAKLAVGYSLDEIPNDITKKTPASFEPTIDYVVTKIPRWDFEKFPGADATLNVQMKSVGEAMAIGRNFKESFQKALRSLENGRHGLGTDGKDAMDIATMDESAKEMYWQEVIKKLRVPNSARVFAIRDAMKLGMTVDDIYKLTYIDPWFLNNLKEIIDFEDTLKKAIV from the coding sequence ATGCCCAAACGTACCGACATCCAATCCATCCTGATCATCGGCTCGGGTCCGATCGTCATCGGCCAGTCGTGTGAATTCGATTATTCCGGGACTCAGGCTTGCCGCGCTTTGAAAGAGGAAGGCTACCGCGTCATTCTGATCAATAGTAATCCGGCGACAATCATGACGGATCCGGAAACGGCCGATCGCGTGTACATCGAACCGATCACGCCGGCGATGGTCGAAAAGATCATCGAACGCGAACGTCCGGATGTACTTTTGCCGACGATGGGCGGACAGACGGCGCTCAATACGGCGGTGGAATTGGTCAAACAAGGCATTCTCGATAAATACGGCGTGGAAATGATCGGGGCAAAATTCGAATCGATCCAGACCGCCGAAGACCGCGAGCTTTTTAAAGCGGCGATGGAAAATATCGGACTCAACGTGCCGAGAGGCATGTTCGTCAAAGACATGAAAGAAGCGATGGAAGCGGAAGAGATGCTGGACTATCCGATCATTTTGCGGCCGTCGTTTACACTCGGCGGGACGGGCGGCGCGATTGCTTATAATGTCGATGAATACAACGATTTGATCTTGAAAGCATTGGTCGCCAGCCCGATCAGTGAAGTGCTCGTCGAAGAATCGGTGATCGGTTGGAAAGAGTACGAACTCGAAGTTATGCGCGACACTAAAGATAACGTAGTCATTATTTGTTCGATTGAAAATTTCGATCCGATGGGCGTGCATACGGGTGATTCAATTACCGTCGCACCGGCGCAAACACTCACGGATAAAGAATATCAGAAAATGCGCGATGCGGCGATCAAGATCATTCGTACGATCGGCGTCGAAACCGGCGGATCGAATATCCAGTTTGCCATCGATCCCAATACCGGCAAAATGATCGTCATCGAGATGAATCCGCGCGTCTCGCGCAGTTCGGCGCTGGCGTCAAAAGCGACGGGATTTCCTATCGCCAAAATCGCGGCGAAACTTGCCGTCGGTTATTCACTCGATGAAATCCCTAATGATATTACTAAAAAGACTCCGGCTTCTTTCGAACCGACCATCGATTATGTTGTCACGAAAATTCCACGCTGGGATTTTGAAAAATTTCCCGGCGCCGACGCAACGTTGAATGTCCAGATGAAATCCGTCGGCGAGGCGATGGCCATCGGCCGCAATTTTAAAGAATCCTTCCAGAAAGCGTTGCGATCGCTCGAGAATGGCCGTCATGGACTCGGAACGGATGGCAAAGACGCGATGGACATCGCTACAATGGATGAATCGGCTAAAGAAATGTACTGGCAAGAAGTTATTAAAAAATTGCGTGTTCCTAATTCTGCGCGAGTGTTTGCCATCCGGGATGCTATGAAGCTCGGTATGACGGTCGACGACATTTATAAACTCACCTACATTGATCCCTGGTTTTTAAATAATCTGAAAGAGATTATTGATTTCGAAGATACTTTAAAAAAAGCCATTGTTTGA
- a CDS encoding GGDEF domain-containing protein has protein sequence MENKIHRMAGAAFMLFAIIAWLPSAILIAQQNKFRFERISVEHGLSHSMVYTIVQDQKGFLWFGTQRGLNKFDGYSFTVYENNPLDKNTLSDNDISQLYEDKQGMLWLATWGGGLNRFDPYSEKFTYYLHDPANPNSLSDNHIQTIFEDHAGQLWIGSAEGGLTKFDRQNNRFSHYVNDPKNSESISHNRVWSIAETQENGVYVLWVGTTDGLNRFDPTTGKFKSYHNEPGNSNSLSHSNVRTLYVDRKGTIWAGTQSGLNAFDPKTGISKRYLNDPSQPFSLSHNIVNCIYEDIAGNIWVGTNGGGLNLLDRTTNRFRRFINDPANQSSLSYDDIRSIVEDRSGNLWIATRGGGISKLNRRSEKFTHFFHEANNRNTISNNSIRSVYEDQTGLLWIGTDGGGVNVWDPQKETMTLFPSGSLNGLSNEYVYTIYEDDTRHLWFGTRNGLTEYDPQRKRFQHYFHDPNNPNSLSFNNVQALIEDHNGLFWIGMFGGGLDCWNRKDNTFTHYNQDNSVPYSISDDRVYALYEDKSGTIWVGTFAGGLGQIVPEKSPAITFYKNDPENPYSISHNSVRCMYEDRNGHLWIGTEGGGLNCLDRQSGKFYRYTEKDGLSNDVVYGILEDGQGRLWLSTNNGLSQFTPPSNPYSHYQERSNLFRNYYENDGLQNNVFNQGAYYRGKNGQLYFGGINGLNQFNPKDIQINNYVPPIVLTAFLKFDKRQKFNRAIAEVDDIQLSYEDNFFAFEFAALDFSYPDKNHYQYKLEGFDEDWIYAGTRRYASYTNLDGGDYVLRIKGSNNDLIWNEDGIAVKIYIEPPFWATWWFRILAAVVVIGGVLVGFQMRIRAVIAHRNELEREVIARTKELKMQKDQLENALKDLRETQSHLIQSEKMASLGQLTGGIAHEINNPLAFVDGNLNYFEDYLKRLTGIIESYEQVIHHAEKEDAKLNLDEFRKIRDHYDYHFIEEDMMKLIHSCKNGTERIKRIIKDLRNFANIDDNELRHVSAHDCINTTLSLLTSQYSDRIEIIKEFGDVPEILCYPGALNQVFMNLLLNAIQSIPKRGQIRIVTRRLPLQAGTAFDQGGVEIRMKDTGSGIPDLIRGKIFDPFFTTKDVGQGSGLGLTISYGIIEKHEGTIDFVSEEGKGTEFIVCLPAESPSLKHRSTR, from the coding sequence ATGGAAAACAAAATACATCGTATGGCTGGGGCGGCTTTTATGCTGTTTGCAATAATTGCATGGTTGCCGTCGGCCATTCTGATCGCACAACAAAATAAGTTTCGATTCGAACGCATTTCCGTAGAACACGGTCTTTCGCACAGTATGGTTTATACCATTGTGCAGGACCAAAAAGGATTTTTATGGTTTGGCACGCAGCGAGGCCTCAATAAATTTGACGGCTATTCCTTCACTGTTTACGAAAACAATCCTCTTGATAAAAACACATTGTCGGATAACGATATCAGCCAGTTGTACGAAGATAAACAAGGCATGCTTTGGCTGGCGACATGGGGCGGAGGTCTGAATAGATTTGATCCCTATTCTGAAAAATTTACATACTACCTTCACGATCCGGCTAATCCGAATAGCCTGAGCGACAACCATATCCAGACCATTTTTGAAGATCATGCCGGTCAATTGTGGATAGGATCGGCGGAAGGCGGGCTGACAAAATTTGATCGTCAGAACAATCGGTTTAGTCATTATGTTAACGACCCGAAAAATTCCGAAAGCATCAGCCATAATCGCGTCTGGTCAATAGCCGAAACGCAGGAAAACGGCGTCTATGTATTATGGGTTGGGACAACGGACGGACTAAACCGTTTTGATCCCACTACTGGAAAATTTAAATCCTATCACAACGAGCCGGGAAATTCCAACAGTCTCAGCCACAGTAATGTCCGGACATTGTATGTCGACCGCAAAGGTACTATTTGGGCGGGCACCCAAAGCGGCCTCAATGCATTTGATCCTAAAACCGGTATCAGCAAACGTTATCTCAATGATCCATCGCAGCCGTTTTCACTCAGCCACAATATTGTCAATTGTATTTATGAAGATATTGCCGGCAATATTTGGGTTGGTACGAATGGCGGAGGTCTGAACCTGCTCGATAGGACGACAAACCGATTCCGCCGTTTTATCAATGATCCCGCGAACCAAAGCAGTTTGAGTTACGACGATATTCGCTCCATTGTCGAAGATCGTTCCGGTAATTTGTGGATTGCCACGCGTGGAGGCGGTATCAGCAAACTCAATCGACGGTCCGAAAAATTTACTCACTTTTTTCATGAGGCCAACAACCGTAATACGATCAGCAATAATAGCATCCGCTCGGTGTACGAGGATCAAACCGGCCTGCTGTGGATCGGGACGGATGGCGGCGGTGTAAATGTGTGGGATCCCCAGAAAGAGACCATGACGCTTTTTCCAAGCGGCTCGCTCAATGGATTGAGTAATGAATATGTGTATACGATTTATGAGGATGATACCCGTCATTTATGGTTTGGCACACGCAACGGGCTGACCGAATACGATCCTCAGCGTAAACGCTTTCAGCATTATTTTCATGATCCGAATAATCCGAATTCACTGAGTTTTAACAACGTTCAGGCGCTGATCGAAGATCATAACGGCTTATTTTGGATCGGTATGTTTGGCGGAGGGTTGGATTGCTGGAACCGGAAAGACAATACGTTTACACATTATAATCAGGACAATTCCGTTCCGTATTCGATATCCGATGATCGTGTGTATGCTTTATACGAAGATAAAAGCGGTACGATTTGGGTCGGCACTTTTGCCGGAGGGTTAGGTCAGATCGTCCCGGAGAAATCTCCTGCCATCACGTTTTATAAAAACGATCCCGAGAATCCTTACAGCATCAGTCATAATTCTGTGCGGTGTATGTACGAAGACCGTAACGGCCATTTGTGGATCGGTACGGAAGGGGGCGGTCTGAATTGTCTCGACCGTCAATCCGGAAAATTTTACCGTTATACGGAAAAAGACGGTTTAAGCAATGACGTCGTCTACGGAATTTTGGAAGATGGTCAAGGGCGTTTGTGGCTCAGTACGAATAATGGATTGTCGCAATTTACACCGCCCTCCAATCCGTATTCGCATTATCAGGAACGGAGCAATCTTTTCAGGAATTATTATGAAAATGACGGATTGCAGAATAATGTTTTTAATCAAGGCGCTTATTATCGTGGAAAAAACGGGCAATTGTATTTTGGCGGGATCAACGGCTTAAACCAATTTAACCCCAAAGATATTCAGATCAATAATTACGTTCCGCCGATCGTTTTGACTGCATTTTTGAAATTTGATAAGCGGCAAAAATTTAACCGCGCGATCGCCGAAGTGGACGATATCCAATTATCGTACGAGGATAATTTTTTCGCATTTGAATTTGCCGCGCTGGATTTCAGCTATCCCGACAAAAACCATTATCAGTATAAACTGGAAGGATTTGACGAGGATTGGATTTATGCCGGAACGCGGCGGTACGCCAGCTATACGAATCTTGACGGCGGTGATTATGTTTTGCGCATCAAAGGCTCGAATAATGATCTGATCTGGAACGAGGACGGCATTGCCGTAAAAATCTATATCGAACCGCCGTTTTGGGCGACGTGGTGGTTCCGCATTCTGGCTGCGGTCGTTGTGATCGGCGGCGTACTGGTAGGATTTCAAATGCGCATCCGTGCCGTGATCGCTCATCGTAACGAATTGGAAAGGGAGGTGATCGCCCGGACCAAAGAACTGAAGATGCAAAAAGATCAACTCGAAAATGCCTTGAAAGATCTTCGTGAAACGCAGAGCCATTTGATCCAATCTGAAAAAATGGCTTCTCTCGGCCAATTGACGGGAGGCATTGCGCATGAAATTAATAATCCGCTTGCTTTCGTCGACGGTAATCTGAATTATTTTGAAGATTATCTGAAACGCCTGACCGGCATTATCGAATCGTACGAACAAGTTATCCATCATGCGGAAAAAGAAGATGCGAAACTAAACTTAGACGAATTTCGCAAAATCCGGGATCATTACGATTATCATTTCATCGAAGAAGATATGATGAAACTGATTCATTCATGTAAAAACGGCACTGAACGAATTAAGCGTATCATCAAGGATTTACGTAATTTTGCCAATATTGACGATAATGAATTGCGTCATGTTTCCGCACATGACTGCATCAATACCACGCTCTCACTTCTCACCAGCCAATACAGCGATCGCATTGAAATCATCAAAGAATTTGGTGATGTGCCGGAAATATTATGTTATCCCGGCGCGCTGAACCAGGTATTTATGAACCTGCTTCTGAATGCCATTCAGTCGATTCCTAAACGCGGACAAATCCGCATCGTGACGCGACGGCTTCCGTTGCAGGCCGGTACGGCGTTCGATCAGGGTGGCGTTGAAATTCGCATGAAGGATACAGGATCGGGTATTCCTGATCTTATCCGCGGAAAAATTTTCGATCCGTTTTTTACTACCAAAGATGTCGGCCAAGGGTCGGGGCTTGGCCTTACGATCAGCTACGGTATTATTGAGAAACATGAAGGCACCATTGATTTTGTCAGTGAAGAGGGTAAGGGTACGGAGTTTATTGTGTGCCTGCCGGCCGAATCGCCATCGTTAAAACATCGTTCTACTCGGTGA